The segment ACCGATCGATACCTGTTTCGCAAACAAACACAAAAATACATTATAGTAAATGTAATCCTGATCGTCGTTTTATGTATTATCATACGAATATGGAAATTACATTTAATGAACGAATTCATCGCGTCACAACAATCGGTAGCCAATAATCATGCAAGACCCCCACAGCCCTGGCACTCTGATCTGTTCTTTATCCTTAGAGATGCCGGATCACTAATCCTCACGATCGGATTGTGTGTAGCTATAAAAATGACATTCAACTGGTTAAAATCTGAAAATGCAAGAAAAGAACTCGAACAAAGGCGTACCGAGGCCGAATTGCAGAATTTGAAAAATCAACTCAACCCTCATTTTCTTTTCAACACACTCAATAATATCTATTCGCTTATCGCTTTTAGTCCCGAAAAAGCACAACAGGCCGTATATGATCTAAGTACGCTTTTAAGATATGTTCTTTACGATAATTCTCCTAATTACGTTCCTCTGGGAAAAGAACTGGAATTTGTTCGGAATTATGTAGAACTGATGAAATTACGATTATCCGACAATGTAAAAGTCTCTTTATCGATCGAAGGAGATCCTCAAAGAGAATCCATTGCTCCGTTACTCTTTATATCCCTTATCGAAAATGCCTTTAAACATGGTGTGAGCAATAATAAGGATTCGTTTATCGATATAAATATCACTATCGGTGCCGATAGTCTAATTATTTGTTCTATCGTAAACAGCTATTTTCCAAAAGATAAAATAAATGATAAAAGCGGATCGGGAATCGGTATCGAGAATCTGAGAAAACGATTAGAACTCCTTTATCCCGACCAGTACATTTTCCAAACCGAACAAACGGATAACACATATAGTACGATTCTCACCTTACTCATTCAAAAACGAGACGAGTCATGAAACTGACCTGCTGTATTATAGATGATGAGCCACTGGCCCTTAACCTAATGGAAAGTTATGTAAAAAAAACGCCCTTTCTCTCGTTACAGGGGAAGTATGGCGATGCCGTGACAGCCCTTAAAGAAATAGCGGAAAACTGTCCCGACCTTTTATTTCTCGATATACAAATGCCCGAATTGAACGGTTTGGAATTTTCCAGAATTATAAAAGACCGTTGCCGGATAATTTTTACGACAGCTTTCGAGCAATATGCCGTCGATAGCTATAAAGTGAGCGCTCTCGATTATTTATTAAAACCCATTAGTTATCCCGATTTCCTTACGGCCTGCAATAAAGCACTCGAGTGGTTTGAAATGAAAAAACATGGGATATCGCAATCGGATCACAAAAAAAGAATAGAATCGATATTCGTAAAAACCGACTATAAACTCCGGCAAATCGATCTGAAAAAAATCCTCTATATCGAAGGTCTGAAAGATTATTTGAAAATTTATCTCGAAGACGAACCTCATCCGATTCTTTCCCTTATGAGTATGAAAACGATGGAGGAACTCCTGCCGGCTGATCAGTTTATGCGCGTACATCGTTCCTTCATTGTACAACCTGATAAAATAAAAATTATAGAACGTAACCGTATCGTTTTCGGGAAACAATATATCCCGATTTCCGACTCGTATAAAAACGCATTTAACGAATTTCTGAATAAACGTTCTTTGTTGAAATAAATTTAAATTCTTTTTTACTTTTACCAAAAAATAGGCCAGAACGCAAACTATTGTTAAATAACAAAGACATATGCTTGTTTATTTAGTAAAAATGTTTTAATTTCGAAACAAATTAATAGAAATATACAAAAAAACGATGTGTGCATCTATAAATAGAGGCGTAATGTTACTGACTTTAGGGATTAATCGCTATAATTTAGGGGGAAAAAATTTCTTTTTTCTTATTTTTACACCTGATAATTTGGAAGTTACAGAATTTTGTGTAAACACACACACACACACACACACACACACACACACACACAATCTCTACGCCACAAAAAATATATCGCGCGCGTAATATATTAATATACCAGATAAAAATAAAATTACAATATAAGATTGTAAAAAAGGTACAAATCTTTTTTACAATCTTTCGTCATTTATATTCTCAAAAACTTTTCAATAAAACAATCAACTCTATTTATTAATCCCTCCATTTTTTGGAGATAAAACAAGAAAATGATAAAATTTAAATTGTATGTTTTGTTGCTATTAGCAACGTTTTTAGTATTTGGTTGCTCGAAATACGACGACACCGAGTTGAGAAAAGATGTAAACGATTTACAATCACGAGTACAACAACTGGAAAAATGGTGTGATATTGCCAACGGGCAAATCGCTTCTTTGCAAGGATTGGTTACCGCCCTGCAAAACAACGATTATGTGACAGGTGTAACCCCGGTAATGGAAGGAACCGAAGAAGTAGGTTATACTCTCTCTTTCACCCAAAGCAAACCCATTACCATTATGCATGGTAAAAACGGTAAAGACGGTATAACTCCTATTATCGGGGTTAAGATGTATACCGACAACCAGTATTACTGGACTATCCAAACAGGTAACGATAAAGCTGACTGGATGAAGGATGACGATGGCAACATGATTCCTACCACAGGAAAAGATGGTGCAGCCGGACAGACACCTGTACTCAGCGTCGCTAAAGATGGAGACCGCTATTACTGGCAAATAGACGGCGAATGGCTGAAAGATGAAAACGGACAGAAAGTACCCGCCACAGGCGATAAGGGGGATACCGGTCCGGCAGGTTCAGACGGTGAGCAAGGCGCACCAGGCGAAAAAGGCGACTCTTTCTTCGAAAGTGTAACTCCCGATACCTCTAACGGTACCGTTATGATTAAACTGGCAAATGGTACGGAGTTTACGCTTCCTATGTTATCTACTACCGTGAGCTTCGAAGCTTACACTCCACTCCAAATAACCACTGCTGAAACAAAAACGGCTGTTATCGTAAAACTTCCCGCTACGATAAAAAAAGCAGACTTTGCCGCCATTAAAGCGGATATCACCAATCTGGCAGGTACAAACACGGCCATTACACGTACCGAGGCGGAAAAATGGACTGTAGCTCTCACGGCTCCCACTTTTAAACAAGACGGCACTCTCGACGCTCAGCCCACGGTAAATGTAACCGTCCCCGCTACTGCCGTCGCCGGAGAAACCGCTCTGCTCGAAGTGGCCGTAGTAGACACCAAAGGTAACAAGACATCTTCTACCCGTGTGCTCTACTATGACAATAATATTGCCGTAACAAGCGTAACTCTCGATCCGCCCACGACTATCGTAAAAGTGGGTAAGACAGAAACTATGACCGCTACCGTTACACCGGCCAACGCAACTAACAAGAAGATAATCTGGACAAGCAGCGACGCTGCCGTAGCCACCGTAGCCGAAGGTGTAGTAACAGGGGTAAAAGCAGGAACGGCTACAATTACCGCAACCACCGAAGACGGTAATTTTACCGCTACCTGTGCGGTAACCGTTGAAAATATCGCCGTAGAAAGCATTTCATTAACCAATACCGCAATTTTTTTAAATGAGAAAAAAAACATCGCTTATACGATTTCCCCGACTGATGCCACCGTCAAGACCTTGATATGGAGTAGCAGCGACCCCACCATAGCCACCGTGAATACCTCTACGGGCGAAATAGAAGGTAAAAACGCAGGTGACGTTACAATTACCGCCACCTGGACAGAAGACAGCCGTATAAAAGGTACATGCACCGTAATGGTAACTGAAAAAACGGGCATCGTTTGGGCTACGGGAAACTTGGTAGCCGACGGAGCTAATGGCGCTAAAATAGGATCACCTGCCGATGGTGGTTTATACTTCCAGTTCGGTTCACTCATAGGCTGGAGCGGTAGTGCCAATGAGGATGGCACCGGAATAGGTGGTAACCTCGCTCTGTCTGTCGTAGTGAAACCTATCGGTTATGCAGGTAGCACTGATTGGGGAAATACCGATAAAATTTGGCAAAGCAAAACAGCTACTGTTCCTTTTACCATTGCCGGGTCAGGTTCCGCAGAAGAGATAGCCGGTGTTGGCGACCCTTGCCGCTACTACCTGAAGGGTAATTGGAGATTGCCCACAAAAGAGGATTTTGTAGAGTTATTCAAAGAAAAAGGTTATCCCAATAAAGGGCCATGGAAATGGAACGCCACTACTAAATCAATCTATAACGAGGACGGACTGACATTCCCGGCTTCAGGCAATCGCAACTACGTTTCCGGAGGCCTGGGTACCATTGGCATATCGGGCCGCTATTGGAGCGCCACTCCATTAACGAGTATTAACAATAGTTCCTCCTTATTCTTCAGCAATACCAATGTGAATACAAGCGTTAGCTTCGAACGGTTGAACGGGCTTCCCATACGTTGTGTTCAAGATAAGTAAACAATTTATCACCATCAACCGCTTGATTAAATTTATTCTTCCGGTGGGCTTTTCATAACCACCGGAAGATAATTTTTTATTATGAGTATTAAAGCGATGGTGCAACTCTTACCGGCCAACCAGTTTATGGGTGTACATCATTCCGTCATCGTACCACCCGAAAAAATGAATATTATCGATCGTAATCACAAAAAACCGGTAATCGAAAAAAGGCTTATTTAAACTATTTTTTCCGGAGAGAGTAAAATAAAATCAGTTAATCCTTCAGAAGAAGAATAATTCACCCCTATCCCCCACGAATTTTCATCATTTACCAACCTATCGACGACCCCATTATAAATCTTTCCATCTAACTTAAAACGCACCTTATCTCCGGGTTTTACGGTGGCAGGAATCTGAAGACTACGCAGAAAATCGAACACGACTTCATTTTTCAGAGAAGCCTCGACATACCATTCGAGAGAAGTAGAAAATAAATCACTGTCGAAAGGATACGGTCCCGACCACATCCTACCGGCAGGGGGAATTTCATGCATACCTGTTATAAAACAACGCGGATCGTGTACAGAAAAAGAAATAAACCGTAATTCGTTTTCGTGTGCCGCTTTCCAAAATTCAGATACAATTTCTACTGCCATATCGTCGATTTGATTTAATAAAAGACTGAATAATACATAACGCAAAGATAAAGAAATTGTTTTTCCGGATAAAAAAAGGAATTCCCTATAAATATATGTAAAAAACAATACCGTTTCTCTCCACGAAAAACGGCATTGCGAATTTTATAATAAAACGATCGATTGACAAATTACAAAATCAAGCTTTAATATCTCCAACAGCAACCTGATACTCGTTCCATAATTGATCGATCTGATACTCATCACCCAATACATGTTTTATGGCTGCATCAAATGACCAGGGTACCACTTCGAGAGTACTCCGATTAAACTTTTTCAGGAATTCGGGATCTTTCGTATCCCGTATCCAAA is part of the Coprobacter tertius genome and harbors:
- a CDS encoding PL29 family lyase N-terminal domain-containing protein, with amino-acid sequence MIKFKLYVLLLLATFLVFGCSKYDDTELRKDVNDLQSRVQQLEKWCDIANGQIASLQGLVTALQNNDYVTGVTPVMEGTEEVGYTLSFTQSKPITIMHGKNGKDGITPIIGVKMYTDNQYYWTIQTGNDKADWMKDDDGNMIPTTGKDGAAGQTPVLSVAKDGDRYYWQIDGEWLKDENGQKVPATGDKGDTGPAGSDGEQGAPGEKGDSFFESVTPDTSNGTVMIKLANGTEFTLPMLSTTVSFEAYTPLQITTAETKTAVIVKLPATIKKADFAAIKADITNLAGTNTAITRTEAEKWTVALTAPTFKQDGTLDAQPTVNVTVPATAVAGETALLEVAVVDTKGNKTSSTRVLYYDNNIAVTSVTLDPPTTIVKVGKTETMTATVTPANATNKKIIWTSSDAAVATVAEGVVTGVKAGTATITATTEDGNFTATCAVTVENIAVESISLTNTAIFLNEKKNIAYTISPTDATVKTLIWSSSDPTIATVNTSTGEIEGKNAGDVTITATWTEDSRIKGTCTVMVTEKTGIVWATGNLVADGANGAKIGSPADGGLYFQFGSLIGWSGSANEDGTGIGGNLALSVVVKPIGYAGSTDWGNTDKIWQSKTATVPFTIAGSGSAEEIAGVGDPCRYYLKGNWRLPTKEDFVELFKEKGYPNKGPWKWNATTKSIYNEDGLTFPASGNRNYVSGGLGTIGISGRYWSATPLTSINNSSSLFFSNTNVNTSVSFERLNGLPIRCVQDK
- a CDS encoding sensor histidine kinase; its protein translation is MKSVMTQSSERKKYMQPFIHIIVWCIVFCLPLFFFENNFPVNKLTRYLDYVIAPLSFFVAFYLNYFYFTDRYLFRKQTQKYIIVNVILIVVLCIIIRIWKLHLMNEFIASQQSVANNHARPPQPWHSDLFFILRDAGSLILTIGLCVAIKMTFNWLKSENARKELEQRRTEAELQNLKNQLNPHFLFNTLNNIYSLIAFSPEKAQQAVYDLSTLLRYVLYDNSPNYVPLGKELEFVRNYVELMKLRLSDNVKVSLSIEGDPQRESIAPLLFISLIENAFKHGVSNNKDSFIDINITIGADSLIICSIVNSYFPKDKINDKSGSGIGIENLRKRLELLYPDQYIFQTEQTDNTYSTILTLLIQKRDES
- a CDS encoding LytR/AlgR family response regulator transcription factor, whose protein sequence is MKLTCCIIDDEPLALNLMESYVKKTPFLSLQGKYGDAVTALKEIAENCPDLLFLDIQMPELNGLEFSRIIKDRCRIIFTTAFEQYAVDSYKVSALDYLLKPISYPDFLTACNKALEWFEMKKHGISQSDHKKRIESIFVKTDYKLRQIDLKKILYIEGLKDYLKIYLEDEPHPILSLMSMKTMEELLPADQFMRVHRSFIVQPDKIKIIERNRIVFGKQYIPISDSYKNAFNEFLNKRSLLK